In Sceloporus undulatus isolate JIND9_A2432 ecotype Alabama chromosome 7, SceUnd_v1.1, whole genome shotgun sequence, one DNA window encodes the following:
- the PISD gene encoding phosphatidylserine decarboxylase proenzyme, mitochondrial gives MAAMAAFFMALRPFGGKKATLLLLRRNNGGGGGGGKSDALFGSCGGQSRNPGNKRVPRGAKNLCGAPALGRRTLPSFLFADQRSLHTAPLRSLPRLRPFHFLVATGGGYAGYRQYEKHKEKQLENSGVEIPPKIASDWEVSLYKSVPTRLLSRAWGRLNSVELPTWLRKPILSLYIWTFGVNMKEAAVEDLHHYRNLSEFFRRKLKPQARPICGSHSVISPSDGKILSFGQVKNCEVEQVKGITYSLESFLGPHACKENPKKKPASSSSSSSRDSFQKQLVTKDSNELYHCVIYLAPGDYHCFHSPTDWKVSHRRHFPGSLMSVNPGVTRWIKELFCHNERVVLTGFWKHGFFSLTAVGAQNVGSIRIYFDRDLHTNSPRYSKGSYNDFSFADTDAASREGVAMRKGEHLGEFNLGSTIVLIFEAPKDFNFYVKPGQKIRFGEALGSL, from the exons ATGGCGGCCATGGCGGCCTTCTTTATGGCGCTGAGGCCTTTTGGCGGGAAAAAGGCGACCCttcttctcctgaggagaaataatggaggaggaggaggaggagggaaaag CGACGCCCTCTTCGGCAGTTGTGGCGGTCAATCGCGAAATCCGGGAAATAAACGCGTCCCGAGGGGTGCCAAAAACCTCTGCGGGGCGCCGGCGCTTGGGAGGCGGACGCTCCCTTCGTTTTTATTCGCCG ACCAGCGCAGCCTCCACACCGCGCCGCTGCGCAGTCTCCCGCGCCTGCGGCCGTTTCACTTCCTGGTGGCCACTGGTGGCGGTTATGCCGGATACCGACAATACGAAAAACACAAGGAGAAGCAGCTGGAGAATTCAGGTGTCGAGATCCCTCCAAAAATTGCGAGCGACTGGGAG GTGTCGCTGTACAAGTCCGTCCCAACGCGGCTCCTCTCCCGGGCCTGGGGCCGCCTGAACAGCGTTGAGTTGCCGACCTGGCTCCGGAAGCCCATCCTCAGCCTCTACATCTGGACCTTCGGGGTCAACATGAAAGAGGCAGCCGTAGAGGACCTCCACCACTACCGCAACCTCAGCGAGTTTTTCCGGAGGAAGCTCAAGCCCCAGGCCAGGCCGATCTGCGGGTCACACAGTGTG ATCAGCCCATCGGACGGGAAGATCCTCAGTTTCGGTCAGGTGAAGAACTGCGAGGTGGAGCAAGTCAAAGGCATCACTTACTCGCTTGAATCCTTCCTGGGGCCTCACGCTTGTAAAGAGAACCCCAAAAAGAAACCGG cctcctcctcctcctcttcatcccgcGACTCCTTTCAGAAGCAGCTCGTCACGAAAGACAGCAATGAACTCTATCACTGCGTCATCTATTTGGCGCCAGGGGATTACCACTGCTTCCATTCGCCCACCGACTGGAAAGTCTCGCACCGGCGCCATTTCCCAG GTTCGCTGATGTCCGTCAACCCTGGCGTGACGCGTTGGATCAAGGAGCTCTTCTGCCACAACGAACGTGTCGTCCTCACGGGGTTCTGGAAACACGGGTTCTTCTCTCTGACCGCCGTCGGTGCGCAGAACGTCGGGTCCATCCGCATCTATTTCGACCGG gaCTTGCACACCAACAGCCCCCGCTACAGCAAGGGCTCCTACAACGACTTCAGCTTCGCCGACACTGACGCCGCCAGCCGCGAGGGGGTCGCCATGCGCAAAGGTGAACACTTGGGGGAGTTCAACCTGGGCTCCACCATCGTCCTCATCTTCGAGGCCCCCAAGGACTTCAACTTCTACGTCAAACCCGGGCAGAAAATACGTTTCGGGGAAGCCTTGGGGTCCCTTTGA